Below is a genomic region from Persicimonas caeni.
CCAAGACGCCATTACCTCCACTGATGTGGGGATGGTTTCTCGCTCGCAGCACTGCGCAAGGTGGACATCGGCGCTCATCCATCTCTTCTTTGATGCCTCTGGCGAGTTTCTCGACCACGGTGCCGGATACGGGCTTTTCGTTCGAATGATGCGCGATCGCGGGTTCGACTTCTATTACCGTGATCAATACTCTTCGAACCTGTTTGGGGGGCAGGTCGAAGTCGCGCTCACGGACACGCGCGTCTACGACCTGATAACCTGCTTCGAGGTGTTCGAGCACATGCGCAACCCGCGCGAGCAAATCCACAGCCTCTGGGCACAGAGCAATGCAATCTTTTTCAGCACCTTACTGGTGCCGTCGACTCCACCTAGGCTCGACGAATGGTGGTATTTTGGTCGAGAACACGGGCAGCATATTTCTTTTTTTACACACGCTGCGCTGAGCGAACTGGCCGATCAGTTGGGATGTCACTTGACCAGCGACGGCGCCGGATTGCATCTCTTTTCCGAGCGAAAAATTCCCGACCTGGCGCTCGACCTGATCAAGCGCCCCATTGTCTCTCGAGTGCTCAAACGGCTCTTCGATCGACCCAGCCTTCAACCCCACGACTATGAACTTGCCCTCGCGCAAGCCCTCGAACACCGAACCAAATGACTCGTTCACGGGGCTAAATTTTGTCTCCGACTTCCCAAGCGTCGCGACCTGCCATTGTTCTTTTCATTTTCGATCGCCCTGAGACCACCCAGCGAGTGCTGCGTGCGATCAAGAAAGTCACACCGTCTCGTCTCTATGTCATCGGTGATGGCCCTCGCACTTCGCTTCCTGGGGAGCATGCCCGCGTCGAGCGCACCAGACAGTTGGTCGGTGACATCGATTGGAACTGCGAGGTGAAAACCAACTTCGCCGAAGAGAACCTCGGTTGGCGCCGCCGGGCTTCCACCGGCATCGATTGGGCATTCGAGCACGAAGAAGAGTTGATCATTCTCGAGGATGACTGCGTCCCCGACCCGACCTTCTTTCGCTTCTGCGCCGAACTTCTCGACCGCTACCGCCACGATTCGCGGGTCATGGCCATCTCTGGCGACAATTTCCAATTCGGCCGCCACTCGACCCGTTTTAGCTACTACTTCTCCCACTTCAGTCACTGCTGGGGCTGGGCGACCTGGCGACGCGCTTGGAAGTTGTACGATCGCGATATGTCGCTTTGGCCCGAGGTACGCGATGACAATTGGCTCGACCAATACTTCGAAACCGCGGCCGCCTGCCACTACTGGAGCGAGATCTTCGAGCGAGTCTACCGCGGCGACATTGATTCATGGGCCTATATCTGGCAATTCACCATGTTTGTCCAACGCGGCCTCTGTATTTTGCCCGCGCATAATCTGGTCACAAATATTGGGTTTGGTTCGAGCGCGACTCACACAAAAGCCGCCGACAGCGTGCTTGCCAACCTCGAGACGAAGCCAATGCATTTCCCGTTGTGTCACCCCGACTTTGTGATTCGTCACTCACAAGCCGATCAGTTTAGCCAACGGCACCACTTCGATCCTATTGTCGGTGTCCGGAGTTTGCTTCGGCGCGCGGCTCGATACACCAAATATAAAACTCGGCACATCATCGATGATCTAGTCCGTGAGAACTGATGTGGCTTTCTTGGTCGACATCGCCCACAGAATCCTTCGGTCACCTGCGCCCAAGGTAGTCTCTTTCGACGTCTTCGACACCCTGCTTAGGCGGCAGGCGAGCACATCGACGGTCGATCGGCTCACCGTCCGGCAACTACATGCCTCGTTGGAGCGAGTCGCCGAGGTCCCACTCGACCTCGAAGCACTGCTCGACCACCGACGGGCGTTCGCACGCCGACACGAAGCCATCGCACGTAAGACCGGGGTCGAATGGAGCGTCGAGGACTGGCTCGACGAGCTCGCCGTCGAGTGGGCCCTTGATCGCGAGACGGTCCAAGCCTTGGGTTTGGAAGCCCAATCGTATTGGGAAAAGTGTCTCACCGCCGCGATGCCCGGCGCGAGCACAGCGATCGAGTTGCTCGAGGAGCACGACATTTCCGTCGTCGCGATCAGTGACACCTACCTTCCCAAATGCCTTCTCGACGAACTGCTCCATCACCATGACTTGCCGATTGACCGGGTATTCAGCTCCGCGTCTATCGGCCTCTCCAAACGTCACGGGCAACTCTTTGAGTACGTCGTTCGTGACATCGGCATCAGCCCACACCAACTGGTACATGTCGGGGATAATCTTAAAAGCGATGTGATTCGCGCGGCCGGTAGCGCCTGCCGTTATATCTGGGTTCCTCGAACCACACTGGCACCTGGCCCTCCGCCGTACGTGCCTCCTCTGGCCACTGTGGATCGGGGACTATCCGCACACGAAGTTGCAGAATTAGTCGTCATCCCCGAAGCCGAAAAAGAGACTGACGCCCTCTACCGGTTCGGAAAGAGATATATCGCGCCGGTGCTCTGCTTGTTTAGCTATTGGCAATGGCGTCACTATCGGCGCCACGGGATATCACACAGCTTCTATCTCGCCCGGGAGGGACGTCTTCTGTTGGACGTCTACGAAAAACTAGCGGATGTGCTCCCTGATTCACCGCAGCGTCACTATGCCCATTTATCGCGCCGAGCAGTCAGCGGCGCACTTCTCTTGGACTTATGCCGTCATGACGCCGGGTTTCCCGGGAAAATCGGACGAAATTCTGCCCGGCAACTTCTCGAGCAGTACCCGTTAGACGACTCGTTGTGCGCCAAGATCCTCGCCAAGGCCGGCATCGCCCCCCACACTCCTCTTTCACAAGCAACCCGTGCGGAAATCTCCGCTGCTTGCTCGAGCCTTCGAGCTGACATGGACGGCATCTGCGCAGAGCACCGTCAACTGCTTGCCGGCTATCTGCGCGACTTCGTCGGCGACTCACCGCTCGAAACCATCGCACTCGTCGACTCTGGTTGGGCTGGCACCACACAACGTGCGATCAACCAGAGCCTCGACGGTACCACTATTGTCGGCCTCTACCTCGGCGTCTCCGCCCAAGGCCCCGCCTCGACTCCCCAAAACCTCAAGTTTGGCTTGTTGCGAGATGATCATCGCACGCGACCCTCCACAGTACCGCTCTTCAAGTCAGCGGGCGTGATTCGAGCCTGGGAACTTATCTTGTCGAACCCTGCAGAGCCGACAACTATCGGCCTGCGGCAGGCCGATTCGGGGCGCATCGAACCCCTTCTTGGAGAGAGGGTCCCGCTTTCGCCTTCCTTGCGCTCCTCGAGGGCAAGCCTGACCTGCGGTGTGCTCGATGGAGTCGAAGCACTGAAGCCATCGGTAGAGATTCTCGTAGAACTCAGCGATTGTCTCGACGAGAAGTCCGTTGTCATCGCCGCGCGTCTGCTCGCCCGACGCGCCCTGTGCTTTCCTCCGCGAGAGGCCGCCGAGAAGTTGCTCGACTTTCGCTTCCACGAGGGCGCGGTGACGTCAACGTGGTCGTCTCTCGACCTCGGCGGACTCCCTCAGGGGGTCGCCTGGCTCCCAGGCATCCTCGCCAAGTACCGCCTCAGCGCTCTACAAGGACCTCTCGATACAGCTGCGTTTATCGCCGACCGGCTGTTCCGCTGACTTCATCTGCTGCGGTAGTGTGTTCGGATTTCATCGGGACGAATCCACCACGAAACTTCTTGTCCAACCAACTCTTCGCCGCGAGACCTGTCTCCCGCGGCCGAGTGCTCAATAGCTGGACGAGGTCGCCCAATGCCTCGGCTCGTCTGCCAAAGGTGCGAAGTCGCTTGAAGCACCAGCCTAAACGAAGCTCCATCGCGCGGAGAGCAAACGCGCGGCGCAAAGCCGTGTCGAGTGATTCGTCCATGCTCCAAGTCTCGAACAAGCGCCAACCGGTCTGCATGACTCGCTCTGGTGCATCCTCGCCGCTGGTACGAGAGGACGCATGACGCCGAAACACGTAGGCGGGCTCGTCCAGCACAACTGCGTCGATTTTGTTGCGCAGCAGACGCATCTCGAAGTCGATGTCGGCCGCTGTCGGATAGGTGGATTGGTCGAAATCTCCGACCGAACGCAGCAGATCTGTGCGAAAGACCGCCGAGTTGATGTTGAAGAAATAACCCTGCGCGCAGGCCCACAGGTCAACGGCACGGTAGGGCTCATAGCGCCACGTCTCCTCGACGACACCCGCGGCGTCGATGAACAACGTGGAGCCGAGGACGAGGTCGATATTGTCGTGTGCTTCCAGAAGCTCGACTGCGCGTCTGGTAAAGTTCGGGCAGAGCAGGTCATCGGCATTGAGCCACTGGACATATCGCCCATGAGCATGCCGAAGTGTCCAGTTGAGCGCACTGTAGAGACCATCGTCTGGCTGAGACACACCTCGCACGTATTCGGCGCCCGAAAGGAGTCCCACTGAGCCGTCTGTGCTGGCACCATCGGCGACCACATGTTCGAAGGCGAACTCCTCACCGAGTGCCTCGGTCGATTCGATGGCCTCCGCCAAGTACGGCATGGCGTTGTATGTCGGGGTGACGATCGACAAGACCGGCTCTCGAGGAACCCGTTGGCCATGAAAGCAACGCTCGGGCCGGTCGTCTTTGTCCCGGCATGCTTTGACATGTTCCCCCGTGATGATGGTCTGCTCTTCCATGGCAGTTACTCGTGCCAGTCTCGTCCGATGTGGCTGATCTCGTCACCAGAGAATAGGTCCCGCCATCCTAGCGCGAACCCGAGCGCGCCGTACAGCAAGCCGAACGCCGAGAGCCCGCCCCCAGGCGGCTTCTGGACGGATGGCAAGCTGGAGAATAAAAGGCGGCTGGCTTATGCTCACAACCGGCGACAGACGTTCCCCGAGTAACTGAGAAATAAGATGCCCAAGCCTATTTTCATCCTCGGAATCACACCCCGGAGCGGCACCGCATTTTTGGGCCGGCTGCTGTCACAACATCCGTCATGCACAAGCAACCACGGTATTCCCGAACCCTATTTCGTATACGGTGCCGACCATCTGGTTTCCTTTGTCGAACTCCTCAGTGAATTGTGGGGGCGCCACGCGTCTGACGAAAAGCGAGCTGATTTGCTCCGCTCACTCGGCGATGGGTTGGTCCAATTTCTCCAGCGACGTTGCGGTGCCCCCGACAAGCGAGTGATCGTCAAAACACCGACGGTTCACAATGTGGAGCTGTTCTTCGAACTCTTCCCCGACGCCCAGCTGGTCATATTGGTACGCGATGGGCGTGCGGTCACCGAGTCGTCGGTAAAGTCATTCCAGATACGCTACGAAAAGGCCATTCGTCGTTGGCGTCGTGCCGCAGATACTATTTTGGAGTTTGTCGAAGAGAGCGATGTCAATGACAACCAGTGGATCGTGGTGAGGTATGAAGATCTCGTGGGCGACCTCGAGCGCGAGTGTCACCGGATCTTCGATTTTCTCGATCTCGATCCGCAGGTGTATGATTTCGAAGCCGCGCAGCGCTCGCCCGTAATGGGCTCATCTGAGGCACGGGGTGGCGCCGATCAAGTCCACTGGAAGCCGGTCGAGAAATCTGCCGACTTCGATCCCCTCCAACGCTTCGCCCACTGGAGTCCACACCGTCACAGGCGATTCAACTGGATCGCAGGCAAACAACTCGAGGCATTTGGGTACGAGCGCAAACAACCCGAGACTGAAGAGGTTTGGAGGCTGGCCAATCGATTCCTCGACCTGCTCTGGGCGCCGCAAAATGTCGCGGCCAAGCTCTATCACCGCCGCCGTCGACTACTCCAACAGGCGCGGGAAGTCTGCAGCAAGGGTAAGCCCTGTTTCCAGCGGCTTCGCGAGCTACTCTGGGAAGTCAGCCACGTCGACGCCCTCCATTGAACCTGACCCGGCTCGGTCAGTTAGAGCGTTGGAGTATCCAACGTGCTCGATTCCACCACTCAGCGCTGCGGTCGATGAGCGGAGAACTGGCTCGCATCCAATTCTTCAATCCCAAGTACAGATGTCCACGACAGGCGCGTGTCAGCATCTGGCGCTTGTTCATGCCCGGAAAGAACGGGCGTAATTCCTCGAAGTACTCGTCGATTAGCATCGCCAAATTGGCCGTGATACTGCCCAACTGCGCCAACACCGACGAGTAATCACGGGTGCCGGCGCCAGCGCCCTTCTTCTTAGCCAAGTGGAACACCGTGGCCGCGGGTGTCACGTACAGCGGATACCCGCTCTTTCTGAGCCTGAGTTGCAGTTCGGCATCCTCGCGCATGAAAGATGGGCCACCGTAGTGGGTGCTAAATAAGTGCTCCTTCACCAAATCGGTGGGAGCCAAAAACAAACAGTGTGCAAACGGAACCTCGACCGGCTCACGCACACTGGCCGTGGTCACCGAAATAATCCGGCGGTTGTAGAGTGCCTCGTGCGTTCCCTCTACACGACGGCGCGCTTGCTCGAACGTCTCATTGGATTGCTGTTGGATCAGTCGGCCACAGATCACTTCCACGCCGAGGCGCTCTCGTTCGGCCAACAGCCCTCCGATATGCCCATCGTCGAGCACCGCGTCATCTTCACCGAAGAAGACAAAAGGTGCGGTCGCCTCGTTGATTCCGGCATTTCGTGCCGCAGCAGCTCCCAAAGAACGAGGCAAACGCAAGATTCGGACCCGCTCATCGTCGCGCCACCGCCCCTTGAGCGCCGACTCGACAGAACGAGAGGATCCATCGTCGACTATAAGGATCTCGCGGACCTTCGGCTGGCCCACATAAGATGCCAATACCTGGTTTAACAGTTTCGGCCGATTTCGGGACGGAATGACAACACTTACCTCAGACATATCCTGATCCGCATGACCACCATTGCCTTGATAAACAACGACCTAGCTATCTCTCACCCTTCGTACATCATGGCATGATGTCGCAAATTCCACCGAGCGCACAATCAAGAGAGGTCAGGACATCGTACGCGCCACCAAGTCTACCGCAATCTGCTCCCCCCCCACCGGCAAACTCACCACCTCCCCACAAACCATCTCTGTCACCCCCAACCCCTCCGGCACACACCGCACACCCTCATACGCAGCCTGCGCCTGCAACCCCTTGCGATAATACACCCCAAACCCCACCCCCGCATCCTTCAACCGCCCACACACCGCCTCGCGGTCGTCCACCCGCACCGTATACTGGTTATACGTGTGCCAACACCCCTCCGCCTCCACCGGCGTCACAACCCCCTCGACCCCCGCCAACGCCTCATCGTACGCGCGCGCATTCTGCCGCCGCACCCCAATCCACTCGTTCAGATGCTCTAATTTCACGTCCAGCACCGCCGCCTGAATCGCATCCAACCGGAAGTTCCCGCCGGCCATCACCTGGTCGTACTTCTCGGCACACCCATGCGAGCAGACCACTCGAATCCGCTCCGCCAAGGCATCATCGTCACACGTGATCATTCCGCCATCACCCACGCCACCGAGGTTCTTCGTCGGAAAAAAGCTAAAACAGCCCACGTCGCCCATCGATCCTGCCTGCTGCCCCCGGTACTTCGCGCCCATCGCCTGGGCGCAGTCTTCGACCACGAACAAGTCATGAGCACGCGCCACGTCCATGATTGCGTCCATGTCGCAGCACTGCCCGAACAGGTGTACCGGCAAGATCGCGCGCGTTCGATCAGTCACCGCCTCGGTGACCAACCCGGCATCGAGGTTGAACGTCGCCGGGTCGATATCCACGAACACGGGTTCGGCGCCCACCCGCAAAATGCACTCGGCCGAGGCGCAGAACGTGAAAGGCGTGGTGATGACTTCGTCGCCTGGGCCGACGCCCAGGGCCATGAGGCTCGCCAAGAGCGCATCCGTTCCGGATGAGACGCCGATGGCGTGCTTGACCCCGACATACTCCGCGACCTTCTCCTCGAAGCGCCTTACAAAAGGCCCGCGGATGAACTGGCCCG
It encodes:
- a CDS encoding class I SAM-dependent methyltransferase, producing the protein MSRSEYCLICDTPVDNYQTTTLLGRHTASFFRCPNCGFIQTEEPHWLSEAYQDAITSTDVGMVSRSQHCARWTSALIHLFFDASGEFLDHGAGYGLFVRMMRDRGFDFYYRDQYSSNLFGGQVEVALTDTRVYDLITCFEVFEHMRNPREQIHSLWAQSNAIFFSTLLVPSTPPRLDEWWYFGREHGQHISFFTHAALSELADQLGCHLTSDGAGLHLFSERKIPDLALDLIKRPIVSRVLKRLFDRPSLQPHDYELALAQALEHRTK
- a CDS encoding glycosyltransferase family 2 protein, which encodes MLRAIKKVTPSRLYVIGDGPRTSLPGEHARVERTRQLVGDIDWNCEVKTNFAEENLGWRRRASTGIDWAFEHEEELIILEDDCVPDPTFFRFCAELLDRYRHDSRVMAISGDNFQFGRHSTRFSYYFSHFSHCWGWATWRRAWKLYDRDMSLWPEVRDDNWLDQYFETAAACHYWSEIFERVYRGDIDSWAYIWQFTMFVQRGLCILPAHNLVTNIGFGSSATHTKAADSVLANLETKPMHFPLCHPDFVIRHSQADQFSQRHHFDPIVGVRSLLRRAARYTKYKTRHIIDDLVREN
- a CDS encoding HAD family hydrolase — translated: MVDIAHRILRSPAPKVVSFDVFDTLLRRQASTSTVDRLTVRQLHASLERVAEVPLDLEALLDHRRAFARRHEAIARKTGVEWSVEDWLDELAVEWALDRETVQALGLEAQSYWEKCLTAAMPGASTAIELLEEHDISVVAISDTYLPKCLLDELLHHHDLPIDRVFSSASIGLSKRHGQLFEYVVRDIGISPHQLVHVGDNLKSDVIRAAGSACRYIWVPRTTLAPGPPPYVPPLATVDRGLSAHEVAELVVIPEAEKETDALYRFGKRYIAPVLCLFSYWQWRHYRRHGISHSFYLAREGRLLLDVYEKLADVLPDSPQRHYAHLSRRAVSGALLLDLCRHDAGFPGKIGRNSARQLLEQYPLDDSLCAKILAKAGIAPHTPLSQATRAEISAACSSLRADMDGICAEHRQLLAGYLRDFVGDSPLETIALVDSGWAGTTQRAINQSLDGTTIVGLYLGVSAQGPASTPQNLKFGLLRDDHRTRPSTVPLFKSAGVIRAWELILSNPAEPTTIGLRQADSGRIEPLLGERVPLSPSLRSSRASLTCGVLDGVEALKPSVEILVELSDCLDEKSVVIAARLLARRALCFPPREAAEKLLDFRFHEGAVTSTWSSLDLGGLPQGVAWLPGILAKYRLSALQGPLDTAAFIADRLFR
- a CDS encoding glycosyltransferase, producing the protein MEEQTIITGEHVKACRDKDDRPERCFHGQRVPREPVLSIVTPTYNAMPYLAEAIESTEALGEEFAFEHVVADGASTDGSVGLLSGAEYVRGVSQPDDGLYSALNWTLRHAHGRYVQWLNADDLLCPNFTRRAVELLEAHDNIDLVLGSTLFIDAAGVVEETWRYEPYRAVDLWACAQGYFFNINSAVFRTDLLRSVGDFDQSTYPTAADIDFEMRLLRNKIDAVVLDEPAYVFRRHASSRTSGEDAPERVMQTGWRLFETWSMDESLDTALRRAFALRAMELRLGWCFKRLRTFGRRAEALGDLVQLLSTRPRETGLAAKSWLDKKFRGGFVPMKSEHTTAADEVSGTAGRR
- a CDS encoding sulfotransferase family protein produces the protein MPKPIFILGITPRSGTAFLGRLLSQHPSCTSNHGIPEPYFVYGADHLVSFVELLSELWGRHASDEKRADLLRSLGDGLVQFLQRRCGAPDKRVIVKTPTVHNVELFFELFPDAQLVILVRDGRAVTESSVKSFQIRYEKAIRRWRRAADTILEFVEESDVNDNQWIVVRYEDLVGDLERECHRIFDFLDLDPQVYDFEAAQRSPVMGSSEARGGADQVHWKPVEKSADFDPLQRFAHWSPHRHRRFNWIAGKQLEAFGYERKQPETEEVWRLANRFLDLLWAPQNVAAKLYHRRRRLLQQAREVCSKGKPCFQRLRELLWEVSHVDALH
- a CDS encoding glycosyltransferase family 2 protein, with the protein product MSEVSVVIPSRNRPKLLNQVLASYVGQPKVREILIVDDGSSRSVESALKGRWRDDERVRILRLPRSLGAAAARNAGINEATAPFVFFGEDDAVLDDGHIGGLLAERERLGVEVICGRLIQQQSNETFEQARRRVEGTHEALYNRRIISVTTASVREPVEVPFAHCLFLAPTDLVKEHLFSTHYGGPSFMREDAELQLRLRKSGYPLYVTPAATVFHLAKKKGAGAGTRDYSSVLAQLGSITANLAMLIDEYFEELRPFFPGMNKRQMLTRACRGHLYLGLKNWMRASSPLIDRSAEWWNRARWILQRSN
- a CDS encoding DegT/DnrJ/EryC1/StrS family aminotransferase, whose product is MTIPFIDLHAQHQPIRAEIDRAIAEVLDSGQFIRGPFVRRFEEKVAEYVGVKHAIGVSSGTDALLASLMALGVGPGDEVITTPFTFCASAECILRVGAEPVFVDIDPATFNLDAGLVTEAVTDRTRAILPVHLFGQCCDMDAIMDVARAHDLFVVEDCAQAMGAKYRGQQAGSMGDVGCFSFFPTKNLGGVGDGGMITCDDDALAERIRVVCSHGCAEKYDQVMAGGNFRLDAIQAAVLDVKLEHLNEWIGVRRQNARAYDEALAGVEGVVTPVEAEGCWHTYNQYTVRVDDREAVCGRLKDAGVGFGVYYRKGLQAQAAYEGVRCVPEGLGVTEMVCGEVVSLPVGGEQIAVDLVARTMS